From the genome of Branchiostoma floridae strain S238N-H82 chromosome 8, Bfl_VNyyK, whole genome shotgun sequence:
TGTCATTACGTAAGGATTTTAGTTTGTTATTATCAAGACGAAGGGTGGTAAGTTCCTGCAGGTGTTGGAAACCCCCTGGTTGTACATCTTTTATGTGGTTGCCATTAAGGTACAACTGTTTGAGATTCCGTAGACCAGCAAATGTCTGTGAAAAGATGATTGTTATCTCATTGTTTTCAATGTGAAGTTCCGTTAAATTTTGAAGGTGTTGGAAACTCCCCTGTTCTACAACACTTATGGCGTTGTTACTAAGCTTAAGCCATTGCAGATTTCGCAGACCAGCAAATGTCTGTGAAACAACGGATGTTATCTCATTGTTTCGAATGTCAAGCTTCGTTAGATAATTTAGGGATATGAAACTCCGTGGTTCTATAATacttatgttgttgttttcaaggtACACAATTTGGAGATTCTGCAGACCAGCAAATGTATGTGAAAGGATGGATGTTATCTCATTGTTGTCAATGTCAAGCAATATCAAACTATGTAGGTGTTGAAGCTTTGTATTTTCAATTGTGACTATCTGATTGCGCCAAAGTGTTAGACTTGTTGTAGTTGCTGGAATGCCATCAGGAATTGAAGCCAGGTTTTTCCCATAACAGTTAACTGTTGTACCACTACAGCTGCAGACTCCAACTCCTGGTCCATCCCGGGAGGTACAGGCTTGTAAAGCTGTCGTCAGTCTCACCAGCGTCATGCAGACGGCTAGGATGGCAGCCCAGTAGACCATCGTTGGATTTTCTAATGTGAAAATCAATTAAAACAAAGATTGACGAGGTGTCCAGATTCTTCGGATTGCGTTGCACATATGTATTTTGTTAGCTACGATACACCAATACTCAGGTTAGCCTGAAATGGCCAATGTTGTGCTTGTAGATTTGACAGTATGTTCACTAAAATCTGTTTTGCATATTCTACCATGTATATACTGCAATTGACTTACAGAACTAATTGATGGCACGTCATTTTGTTGGGCTTTATATTATCAACTCCACAAAAACGACAAAACGCAAATATGATATTCAAGAAGACGACGTCCCTTATATGAAAGTAAGGGACATAACTGTTAGGACGACCCTTGAACTCTGTCAACTCCAGCCAACCAGTGGATATTTTCTAGCTTCATATTAGACCTATCTCTATCAAAACGAGAAATGACGCTGTAATAAGATAACATTGTATTGATATTGCATTAGCACTACTCTTGGCACAGGGAGAAGCCTACTTCCCATATAGTGTTATATTAAACATACCTGGTGTTGATTCCACTCACAGTTTCGTTTAAGAAGATTTcttccttggtcagctttgatgaTGTTTCAAGGACTTTCCGTTTTGTTGGTAGAACTTAAATCAATATGCCTCAGAGATTCTGGACAGACACAAAGAAGCAAAGGGTGACATGATGTCTGTTGTAAGAATTATCTATTTAAAATGTAAAGATTCTTAGTTTAATCCTCAGAAGGTCCTGATGTTAATATGTCGTCAACTTAGGTAAAAAAAAGGTGTTTACTTTTGATGAGGGACTACCCTCTCTTCTTCGAGATAGGTTTCCTGTCTATTCACAAactggacagacagacaggaataGGCCGTGCGCTAAAGGCAGACTTCAGCCGCTCTATTGGCTCTGGTGATGGTTACAAATTTCGTTTTGTTAGCTATATCGTAGACCACGAGATGTTTCAAGATGTCAAAAGTTGTCAAAAGATCACAAAACAGAAACTTCAGGAACGGAGCAGTGAGGGGACAACTAGGGAAGTCGTAAGGGATTAGGGAACATCCGTCCAATTTGTGAGCAGACAGGAAACGTGGGATGGGATGGAAGCTTATCTTTACGGTCTCCCCTTATCTGTGCAtattgtacaaaactggtgcaCTTTATCATTTCTTGCAAGTGAAATGGACTGGTTTCGTATCAGAGAGATGACgaataaaatacaaaaataa
Proteins encoded in this window:
- the LOC118421220 gene encoding leucine-rich repeat-containing protein 15-like — encoded protein: MVYWAAILAVCMTLVRLTTALQACTSRDGPGVGVCSCSGTTVNCYGKNLASIPDGIPATTTSLTLWRNQIVTIENTKLQHLHSLILLDIDNNEITSILSHTFAGLQNLQIVYLENNNISIIEPRSFISLNYLTKLDIRNNEITSVVSQTFAGLRNLQWLKLSNNAISVVEQGSFQHLQNLTELHIENNEITIIFSQTFAGLRNLKQLYLNGNHIKDVQPGGFQHLQELTTLRLDNNKLKSLRNDIFSTLEIPGEESTEGHQYQSLLLETRDHNYTALWTEDATFDDQDAYRRQEEDRDGPECSQGDMAEEAAKPEESDEEPTHSYQNIPHDDDYYNFPTVRDV